In Ctenopharyngodon idella isolate HZGC_01 chromosome 2, HZGC01, whole genome shotgun sequence, the following are encoded in one genomic region:
- the LOC127525490 gene encoding carbonic anhydrase-related protein-like — MADNVIEEADNYPGKDELEWGYEEGVEWGLLFPEANGEYQSPINLNSREARYDPRLLEVGLNPNYVVCRDCEVINDGHTVRIMLKSKSVVTGGPLPSDHEYELSEVRFHWGKENQRGSEHTVNFKAFPMELHLIHWNATLFNSVEEAMGKNKGILIIALFVQVGKEHLGLKAITDVLQDLQYKGKTKIIPCFNPNTLLPDPLLRDYWVYEGSLTTPPCSENVIWILYRYPLTISQMQIEEFRRLRSHIKGAELLEGNDGMLGDNFRPTQPLSDRVVRAAFQ, encoded by the exons ATGGCAGATAATGTTATTGAGGAGGCCGATAACTACCCTGGCAAGGATGAGCTGGAATGGGGCTATGAAGAAG GTGTTGAATGGGGTCTTCTGTTTCCTGAGGCAAATGGAGAGTACCAGTCCCCCATAAACCTTAACTCTAGGGAGGCCCGCTATGACCCGCGGCTGCTGGAGGTGGGGCTTAACCCCAACTATGTAGTTTGCAGAGACTGTGAAGTCATTAACGATGGTCACACTGTGAGAATCATGCTTAAGTCCAAATCAG TTGTGACTGGGGGTCCTCTCCCCAGTGACCATGAGTATGAATTGAGCGAGGTGCGCTTCCACTGGGGAAAAGAGAACCAGAGGGGTTCTGAACACACTGTCAACTTCAAGGCTTTTCCTATGGAG CTTCATCTAATCCACTGGAACGCTACATTATTCAACAGCGTGGAGGAGGCCATGGGCAAGAACAAAGGCATTCTCATCATCGCCTTATTTGTGCAG GTTGGAAAGGAACATCTTGGGCTGAAGGCCATCACAGATGTCCTGCAGGACCTGCAGTATAAG ggaaagacaaaaataattccATGTTTTAACCCCAACACATTACTGCCTG ATCCTCTCTTAAGAGATTACTGGGTGTATGAGGGCTCTTTAACCACACCGCCGTGTAGTGAGAACGTCATCTGGATTCTTTACCGTTACCCCCTTACCATCTCTCAGATGCAG ATTGAGGAGTTTCGTCGTCTTAGGTCCCACATTAAAGGAGCAGAGCTTCTAGAAGGCAATGACGGGATGCTGGGGGACAACTTCAGACCCACCCAGCCCCTGAGCGACAGGGTGGTCAGGGCAGCCTTCCAGTAA